TTCTTCGTCTTATCCGACGAATACGATCGGATTTTTTGACAAAGCGTCCTTGTCGAGAAACGGCGTACAATCCTCTGGAAATTCGATCGAGATTCGACGATCGGTTTAGTAATTCTCGAACCGGTAGAGCGCGAAACTTTGTGGCGTGATTATAATCCTGTTATACTAACGGTTCGTCAAAAGCGAACAGTCGAATGAATTCTTCCGATGGCTAAACCCTTCCTATGGATACCTTTGCTCCTGTGCTCTTCGTGCTTTTCGTGATCCTTCTTGGTCATTAAGCACGAGACATCGGAAGATAACGCCTCCATAAAACCCCGTAACCGTTACAGCTCGAGGGAAAGAGTCGTTCTCGGTTACTTTGTCACGTCCTCGTTAGCGAAGTTTTGGGAATAGCGTCACGGTCGACGCTATAGTAGCCAAGTTCTACGGAGGAAAGTCTGGATAAAAGTCGAATAGTGGACACCCAAGGAAACATCTATGCTCGAAATTATCTATGTACCGGTTCCTTTATCGCCTTGATTAATCGAAGGACGTCCCGACGTGATCAAATCGCGTAAAAATCGACACCGAACACGATATCGATCGAACGATTATTTGCGCGTAATTAATCTATCGCGATAACAGTGACGACCATACACTACATTATCAAAGTATAACGAGTCAACAGCAACGCTCCAGCCCGTAATATACTAATTCCATGGAGCGACCTGTTTCATTATTGATACTAAACGCATCGATCAAAATGCTCGATCGGCGAATATTAAACCAGCCTTCCGTTAACCGGCTACCTGTAATTTCTAGGCCGATCGCGAACGCTGCCACGTGACGCGTTAATCGAGCTCGAATTCAATCGTGGAAATAACGTAATTTCGATAGAAATCCTGCACGGAGAATGCACGCTATTTTCCTACGAACGATTCGCTTCCGTTTGCTAACTCGTTTCTCGTTGTTCGATTGCAGTATAACATAAAGAAGCGAGAAGAGGTACAGGAAATGACCCAAGAAGAACCCAATCCCTTGATGCGTAAGAAAAAGACGCCAGAGGAATTGGCTGCAGAGGCTGAAGCGGAAGACGAGGACGAGATCACGAGTACGTACAGTTATCCTTCACCTTATATTGTCTCCGATCGGGTCAATTCGAATTTAGGAAAATTCGAATTTAATGGCAGCAGGTACTAATTGAATTTAATAGGTTGGTGGCGCTCTTAGCGAAGGGTGGCCAGAGATATCGTAGAACGGAATTGAGGTAACGGAGAATTGCAAATTCACGGTACACGTTAAGAGAGTAGCTGTGTGACGAATTAATGCGACGGTGCTCAGACACGGCAGGACGTGATCGATGAAGGGTTAACGAGCCGTGGATAGAAATCAAACAGCGCTACCCTCCATTCGGTTCCTCGGTGAATCCGTTGCGTGCCACGATACTCTATCATTTCGATGCCATTTTCACGAAACTTTAGTCTGCAAATTGatgtagactctcgttatattttcTACTCCTCTATGGTAGCCTGCaggaaatatataatataacgaGAATCTAATGTACCGTAAGCGTACAACAATCATACCTCTGATTTCCGAAATTCATCTCCGTATACAGATTTTAAGTCTACGCTTTCTTTCGTCTGCTACTGTATGTACATACGCTGTGTAGAGAGTAAAAATAAGAGGACGTTTGATACGTTTGTTGCAGAGCTGAAGAACGTGTTGGACACGCATATACAAGAGATCAAAGCGCAAGTACTGGAAGGCAAATGCGAGCTCCAATAAGCCTACCCACATCCTTGAAGCGGTCGGTGAGGAGGGTGGCATCATGTGTCA
The nucleotide sequence above comes from Megachile rotundata isolate GNS110a chromosome 13, iyMegRotu1, whole genome shotgun sequence. Encoded proteins:
- the cpx gene encoding synaptic transmission protein complexin isoform X2; protein product: MDILGAVGGEGGDDDDKEKEEEAERERQEAIREAEERRKEKHRKMEEEREKMRQEIRDKYNIKKREEVQEMTQEEPNPLMRKKKTPEELAAEAEAEDEDEITKLKNVLDTHIQEIKAQVLEGKCELQ